Part of the Henckelia pumila isolate YLH828 chromosome 2, ASM3356847v2, whole genome shotgun sequence genome is shown below.
AATGTCTGGGAGATTCCACCATCGTTTGCACTTGAAACTGGCATGCTTGCCTGCAGAGGCATGGGTATGCCCATTGCTTTGCTAGGAAGTTCGGATTTTGGTTCTACTGATCTACAGGAGGCATCTCTTATAAGATCAGGTTCGATGGGATGGTGATGATTAGATTGCATGCTTGTCGGGCCGACCACACAGTTTTCATCGAACCGCCCAGGGTATGTTGAACCAGGGCTAGATCCATTCTTTGCAACTTGTGTCTGGCCAACAAAATTTTGAGAACGCCAATGACTGTTTCTCTATCCAAAGCAAAATGAGGACATAATTTTGTGATGACTGAATGTTTCGAGACACAAAGCTAAGCAATATTCAGACATTTATCCCCCCAACTACctcaacacacacacacatacacacatatatgtTCCTTATAATTGAGCATCATTCTTCTCGATTAACAAAATTTAGCTGATTTGCTTCTCGCTTGAGGGATGACGAATGTCGGCACAAAGAAATATGAGTAATGGAAAAGGTGAAAATCAAACTCATTTTGATACGTCGGCTCTGAAAACCAAGAAGGGGATATAGGCCACCCCTGAAACTCAACCCTAGGCAAAAACGAGTATGGAGAAAAGGACAGAAAGCTAGAATAATTTATTGCAATATGATTTTCCACCAAAAATATTTACTTATCCCAAGGTTGTTAAGAACAGCAAAACACAGCCATGCCATACACAGTGATGAAAAGGTAATGTGTTCTCAAGTACAAACAAAACCATGGACTGAACAAATTCTATCGAAAAGTTGAATATTCCTTCTATAAGATGGAAAGACCGAGGGTATCAGGAAACAAATGAAAAGGGTCAAACTTTGGCTATCAGTTTCACCCACAATATCCTAATGGGTTACCTGAAAAGAGTTCATCAATTGGAGAACAATGTGATAAAACATTTTAGATTGTTATTGTGAGGTATACATAGAAAACTTACCCATGGCATCAGCTTCGTTGGCTCCGAATTCCAAGGTTGGAATGGCCCCTcatacttctgcaccttttccTGCATAAATTGTACATACTGAATCACCTGCATTTGAAAAACCAATAATTAgcaaaacaaaattcaaaagcAGGTGGACCTAATAAACCAACTTCtgtatttgaaattataaatgTTGCACCTCCAATAAAAATGAGGCCGTATCTCGTTTCTGCTCGCTGTTGGGTATCAGTTCTCTCAATATCTGAAATCTTAAGTTACAGAAGAAATTTTTGTTTACTGGCAACGTTAAAACCCACCTTCTTCAAAATCACTACGCAGTCAAAAATGGCATCTTAAAAATAAGGATGTTTTATATCTGATaatagataagtcataagagagAGTGGCATAAGAATGCAGAAAATCCAGTGCTTGCCTCACTGCATTAGtaatttttcaattttaaacCCACAAAGGCACGTATATTTCTAAATATGGCTCGTCAGCAAAATCCAATATTTTAGGGACAAATTGCCATTGAAAAGCTGATGCAGCACAACACTATCTATCACTGAACATCAAAATTTGCAACAAGCAAACAATTGCTGAGATTGGTCAAAGAATTATTCACCTCTCATTGATCTTGCTCCTGCGCCGCTGCTCCGTAACCGAGTGCTTTGATCTCATAGCATTCGCCTTGTCACTGTTTTTCCCATCTGCCGCCACAGAAAACATACAACATTACAATCGCCGAATTACAATCCCATGAAACAATCAATCTATACACAATTGAGTTCGCCATAAAACGGCCCGCCCCTGATACCACTAAACACAAAAGGGTGGGGGATCAAGATTCAAGCttcaagcaaaaaaaaaaaggtaaaataaATTTGCGCGTCACCTTTGGTGTTATTGGTGGGTGGAGGGGCATCTTTGCGGGTGACAAAATCTTCGTACACGTCTTCCTCCTCCTCCTGATGACCCTTTCCAGATTTCATTTTTATCTTAAGTTTTCACACAGCTGGAAAAAAGTAATCTTGAATAATTGAAGGGTTCGAAAAGATGAAACTCGTGGAAAGATCACAGCTTTTGTTGAGTGCGAAATTGGGATTGATTTGGAACTTATAATTTTGGGGTCTTTCAAAAGGCAAATGGCAGCGGTCACTGCTACTGCTGCACCAGCTTTGTGGTCTGTAGGTGCGGTGGTGGACATTGTTGAAAATGAGCTGGTACTTTTTGCCcacttattaattattaataatttattttatttattttattataatataatgaaTAAGATATTTTAAAATCGTTTTTAGtgttttgtaaataaaataagacaAGACTTAAATATGTTTGGAcaagatttttataaaatgtttttgaataatatgtttttttttaaaagtgtcTTACAAATATAGTTTTAAAGAACAAATATATTATGCTACTTTTTAATGCCCAAAACAAATAGCCGTCTTTAGCCACTGAAAATCTCTCCAATCGTTTGCCATTCAGTTCATTTTCCAATCTCACTCCCCGGATATACTTATGTTATTGTTTTCCTCGTTTAAATTTATCTAATAATCAACTAATCAAGCGCATATGCAtactaattaatttaatttatatagttTTAGAGAGTACGATACAATTTTGATCAAAATTACAACCATATAAATTAGTTGTATGCATTATAAACGAGACTTGAACGCAGAAGAATcacaaaaaaaaacttttaaatcTACCTAAATATATTAGAAAAACTACTCGCAGTCAGCGAGAATCGAATATGAGACCAAATGATCTCAGGGTTTTAACCTTAATCATTGAGTTATGGTTTCGTCGGCAATTTAATTATATAGTTACTtgtcatattttattatattcttCGAAATAAAGTATCTAATTGTGGTCTACTTTATGCAAGTTTGTAATGTATCTAACCATAGAGTAATTGAGATGGTTCTTGGAATCAGGGATGACAAATGGGTGGGTCTGGGGCGGGTTTGACTAAATTCGGGACCTGCCTCGCCTTTCTTTGGACCCGCGCCGTGAACTCGACGAATCCAAtccgggttagacccgttggatccgtcaaaaattaaataattttaaatttattaaattaaaaaaattataagtttaaaaattaacaaaaaaatattagatttaatttcaaatatatattgataatatttaagacaaaaaaatattataataagttaaaatttatcaaattgtaattaattaataattattatgcaaaaaatatcataatgatacatttttatactaaatatattataataaaataaattcatttcaattCAATAATGTTATACactcaaattatggataaaatattaactatttagtataaaaatataattatatgttattaatattacatatatattttatatttatatatatacatgtatattttaaatttatatgtacatatatactTTGGCGGgacgggtttggccaaacccagGACCCGCCCCGGACTCGCTTGTGGACCCGATTAGTCGGGCCATGCGGGACGGATTTAATGCGGATCGGGTTTAGACCCGAGGCATTGTCATCTCTACTTGGAATATAAAACCATGAGACTAAATAATTTTAGACAAATAGACGGATTAAGGAGTGCTTGCAAactctaaaaataaattattatagatttttttcTTACCAAATTTGtgaacaaaaaattataattagttATTTTTTGAGATTACAAAAACTATCTTATCAGTTATTTCCACTTGTGATGTTTCGTACATGCATATAAAGATGAATTTATATGTTCACAAA
Proteins encoded:
- the LOC140881220 gene encoding transcription factor BIM2 isoform X2; this encodes MKSGKGHQEEEEDVYEDFVTRKDAPPPTNNTKDGKNSDKANAMRSKHSVTEQRRRSKINERFQILRELIPNSEQKRDTASFLLEVIQYVQFMQEKVQKYEGPFQPWNSEPTKLMPWTQVAKNGSSPGSTYPGRFDENCVVGPTSMQSNHHHPIEPDLIRDASCRSVEPKSELPSKAMGIPMPLQASMPVSSANDGGISQTLNMTASDAQLPEYSVAADATNHQDELTVEGGTISISSTYSQGLLNSLTQALQSTGLDLSQANISVQINLGKRSNRGSIPVFSTNKDNDTSGNQPKGPFHDATYGEDFDQAQKRMKI
- the LOC140881220 gene encoding transcription factor BIM2 isoform X1, which encodes MKSGKGHQEEEEDVYEDFVTRKDAPPPTNNTKDGKNSDKANAMRSKHSVTEQRRRSKINERFQILRELIPNSEQKRDTASFLLEVIQYVQFMQEKVQKYEGPFQPWNSEPTKLMPWRNSHWRSQNFVGQTQVAKNGSSPGSTYPGRFDENCVVGPTSMQSNHHHPIEPDLIRDASCRSVEPKSELPSKAMGIPMPLQASMPVSSANDGGISQTLNMTASDAQLPEYSVAADATNHQDELTVEGGTISISSTYSQGLLNSLTQALQSTGLDLSQANISVQINLGKRSNRGSIPVFSTNKDNDTSGNQPKGPFHDATYGEDFDQAQKRMKI